One Armatimonadota bacterium genomic region harbors:
- a CDS encoding M42 family metallopeptidase produces MYDTMQMLREITEAPGVPGFEEPVRQVMHKYLSPLGEILHDRLGSIVARKEGSAAQPKVIVAGHMDEIGFLVTRITDEGYVKFQTLGGWWSQVMLAQRVQVLTRRGPVLGVIGSKPPHILQEEERKKAVEIKDLYIDVGASDREEAQRFGIRPGDPIVPTTPFTVMRNDRLLMAKAWDNRFGCAAMIEILRALQDIDHPNTVYGVGNVQEEVGLRGAQTTAHLVQPDIGIALDTGIAGDTPGIKPDEAQGKLGRGPVIFLYDGSMIPHVRLRDLVIEIAESEGIPYQFDHVARGGTDAGKIHVFGTGVPSIVIGAPVRYIHSHNAILHRDDFDNAVRLCVALIQRLDRATVERIAA; encoded by the coding sequence ATGTACGACACGATGCAGATGCTGCGCGAGATCACCGAGGCGCCCGGCGTGCCCGGGTTCGAGGAGCCGGTGCGGCAGGTGATGCACAAGTACCTGAGCCCCCTCGGCGAGATCCTCCACGACCGCCTGGGCAGCATCGTCGCCCGCAAGGAAGGAAGCGCCGCACAACCCAAGGTGATCGTCGCCGGGCACATGGACGAGATCGGCTTCTTGGTGACCCGCATCACCGACGAAGGCTACGTGAAGTTCCAGACGCTGGGCGGGTGGTGGTCCCAGGTGATGCTGGCCCAGCGGGTGCAGGTGCTCACGCGCCGGGGCCCCGTGCTGGGGGTGATCGGCAGCAAGCCGCCGCACATCCTGCAGGAAGAGGAGCGCAAGAAGGCCGTCGAGATCAAGGACCTGTACATCGACGTCGGGGCGTCCGATCGCGAGGAGGCGCAGCGGTTTGGCATCCGCCCGGGCGATCCGATCGTGCCCACGACACCGTTCACCGTTATGCGCAACGACAGGCTGTTGATGGCCAAGGCGTGGGACAACCGGTTCGGCTGCGCGGCGATGATCGAGATCCTGCGGGCCCTGCAGGACATCGACCACCCCAACACCGTCTACGGCGTGGGCAACGTCCAGGAGGAAGTGGGACTGCGCGGCGCGCAGACCACCGCCCACCTCGTGCAGCCCGACATCGGCATCGCGCTGGACACGGGCATCGCCGGCGACACGCCGGGGATCAAACCGGACGAGGCGCAGGGAAAGCTGGGGCGGGGGCCGGTCATCTTCCTGTACGACGGCTCCATGATCCCCCACGTGCGGCTGCGCGACCTGGTGATCGAGATCGCTGAGTCGGAGGGCATCCCCTACCAGTTCGACCACGTTGCGCGCGGTGGCACCGACGCGGGCAAGATCCACGTCTTCGGCACCGGCGTACCCTCCATCGTGATCGGCGCGCCGGTGCGCTACATCCACAGCCACAACGCGATCTTGCACCGCGACGACTTCGACAACGCCGTCCGCCTGTGCGTCGCCCTCATCCAGCGACTGGACCGCGCAACCGTGGAGCGGATCGCAGCGTGA